A segment of the Bacillus sp. es.034 genome:
GGATCCGGCTGCCAGCTGATTGGATCCATCATATACCCGGTTAAGACCTGAGCTCAGTTCATTCGCTCCTGAAGCAAGACCAACCGTTCCCTGGTATACGTCTCCAAGTTTCTGATTTAATAAACCGTAGTTTTCCACCACTTTGTTTTGACCTGCAACAAGTTGATTGGAACCTTCGTCAAGCTGTGCTGATCCGGCTACGAGCTGATCGACGCCGCCCTGGAGTTTCTTCTGGCCATCATTTAATGCACCGATTCCACCCGCAAGCGAGTTCGCTCCTTTTTGGAGTTCAACGGCACCATTACTTAATGCCCCGGTACCTGTCTGAAGTCCCGATGCACCTTGCTTGATTTGATCGATGGCTGCCTGAAGTTCAGCCTTCTTTTCTTCCGGTAGGCTTCCCATGAATGGAGCCAATTCCTCTTCAAGCTTAGAAGCCCCTGCCCCAATCGCTTGAGCGCCTGCTTGCGCGCTATCGGCTCCACCTTTCAGGTCACCGATTTTTGCTGCAAGGGTCTGTGAACCAGCCTGCAATTTAGCCGTGTTGTCCACGGCACTATCAAGCCCGGCGTCTACCTGTTCCAACCCGGCCTTGCTTTTATCGATTCCGGCAGCAAGGGAATTCAACCCGGTTTGAACATCCTGCGTTCCTTTATATAGTTGCTGTGATTTATCCGTCATGACACCGACACCGTCGGATAGTTCCTGAGAACCATTAGCCAGTTTCTCGGCACCTGCACGGGTTTTCGCCACACCGTCTGTCATCTCGACATTCTTTTCAGCAAGAACGGCTAAATTGTCTTTTAGCTTCTTGGCACCTTGAGAGAGATCAATGGCTCCATTGTTGATTTCGCCCGCTTTGTCACTCGCAGTCTGGAAACCGTCTCCCATTTCCTGAATCTTATCAAACATCGTTTCAGCATACGTTTCAGAAACGGATTTCGACAGGCTTGCTTTAATCTCTTTCATCGCCGTTTCCCCGATTTGAGCAGATAAGAAGTTAAAGCTCTCATTCGGCACATATTTCAGAGAAAGTTTTTGAGGATTTTCTTCTAACAACGTAGTTCCGTTTTCAGAGAAGTCCTCTGGAATTTCCACAAGCATATAATAGTCTTGTTTCTCCAAATTCTTATATCCTTCTTTTTTATCCACGAAATGAAAATCGAATTGATCGCTTTCCTTCAGCTTATCAACAAGATCCGATCCGATATGCAGCTCCTTGCCATCAAACTCTGCCCCCTGGTCACTGTTCACCACAGCTACAGGAAGATCTGAAAGCTGCTCGTACGGGTCCCAGAATGCCCATAGGAACATGCCGCTGTAAAGTACAGGTATAAAAAGCACGGCAAGGATCGGGATGAGCAATTTCTTATTACGAAAAATCGCTTTAAATTCTGAACCAATAAATGATTTCTTCATATTATCCTCCTATTATGATTTCAAATGTTTGAACTATTGACCAATAAACCCAAACGGTCATTGAAAGGCATAAAAATAAATGACTATTTCATTCGATTGGTCATTTTTTCCTAAAAATGAAGGACTATCAATTTGATAACCCTTTAATGATATATAGCTCAAAAAGATTGGCTATTTCATCTTTATCAAGTGGACCATGTGCACGCTCCCAATCGAAGATCAGTGAAACGTAAAGCTTCAATAAAACGAATGCTGTCATTTCCGGGTTGCAGGGCTTAATTGCTCCTGAGGCAATGGCCTTTTCAATTCGGTGACTCAAGAATTCTATGACCACTTTTTCCATGCGATCAATGACCTCGGATACAGCAGGCGTTCCCATTTCACGGGCTTCCTGATATAACTTGATCGTCAGCTTATGCTCTTTGCGAAATTCGAGAAGACGAAACAAGGCACGGTGGACATTTTCAGAAAATGTAGCTTCCGGATCAATCACTTCTTCTGCTTCAAAGGTCATTTCATTAATTAACGATGAAACAATCTCATCGAATAATTCTTCCTTATTCTTAAAGAACGTATATATCGTTCCTTTTCCCACATTCGCTATTTTAGCTACTTGATCCATCGTCGTGGCTTTATACCCAAACAAGGAAAAAGAATTGGTAGCAGCTTCGAGGATCTGTTTCCTTCGATCGATCGCCATGAACTCACTCCTTCCATTTGACCGCTTGACTGTATTTGTAATTTAGTCATTTTGTTAACATTGATAAATTTATCATATCTTCGACTATTACACAAGTGATATTTTTCATTTTCTTAATCCCCGTTCTTCATATCGAATAAGCCCTCTTGAATAGGCTATAGGTATAAGAACGTTCAGGAGGTGTCCTATGAATATTTACGTAGTAAAAAGTGGGGATTCACTCTGGTCGATTGCATCGAGGTACGGGGTTGAGGTGAACCAGATTTCTTATGGAAATCAATTAAAGAACCCCAATATACTCGTTATCGGTCAAAGTCTCCTCATCCCGGAACCTTTAAAAGAATATATCGTTCAGCCAGGCGATACGTTATACAAGATCAGTCAAATGTATCATATGGATCCCAATGAACTACAGACATTTAACCAGATTGCTGACCCCTCCACACTATTTATCGGTCAGTTGATCGTCATGCCCGCTTTCATTCACAGGGTTCGAACAGGCGATACCCTTTATACCATTTCCTATAATTATAAAGTTCCCATGCAAGAGATTTTAAATGCGAATGCCATCTCGAACCCATCCCTTATCTACCCTAATCAACAGATTCGGATCCCGAACACGAAACCGGTGATCGAGGTGAATGCATACATCACGAGGACGGACAGTCAAGGAGTAGCCGAAGTGAATGGGCTTGGAAGTTACTTCACTTACCTTGCTCCTTTCACCCATTCCATTACAAAGGAAGGCACGATCACAGAACTGAACGATACCGGTCTGATATCGGCTGCGGATAATCAACATGTCGATCCCCTATTGGTTCTGACCAATTATGTAGACGGCAAATTCAACTCCGATCTTGTTGCAACGATTTTAAGAAGTGTACCACTGCAAGATACGTTAATCTCTTCCATACTGAACAAAATGGAGACAAAGGGTTATAAAGGGTTGAACATTGATTTCGAATACGTTTACCCTGAAGACCGGGAAAATTATAACTCCTTTTTAAGGAGGACCGTCGCTGCATTAAAACCCAAAGGCTATTCTGTCTCAACGGCACTCGCTCCAAAAATCAAGGGAGATCAAAAAGGACTTTTATACGAAGCCCATGACTATAAGGCTCACGGAGAAATTGTCGACTTTGTTGTCCTTATGACTTATGAGTGGGGATGGGCAGGGGGAAAACCTTGGGCAATCGCACCCATTAATGAAGTAAAAAAAGTACTGGACTACGCCGTTACGGTCATACCCCGTAATAAAATCCTCATGGGTGCTCCCTTATATGGCCGTGACTGGAAAGTACCATGGGTGGATGGGACCTTTGCGAAATCCGTCTCTCCTCAGGGTGCCATAGACCTTGCAAGCAAATACGGGGTCCGCATTCAATATAATGATCAGTACCAGTCTCCATTCTTCAAGTATTGGGATGAGAACGGGCAGCAGCATGAAGTCTGGTTTGAAGATGCAAGAAGCATGCTGGCAAAGCAAATGGTGGTAAATGACTATCGATTAAGGGGGCTGAGCTACTGGGTGCTGGGTTCTGCCTTTCCACAGAATTGGGTGCTACAGCATTCCAGATATCGGGTAGTGAAGTAGGCTGCACCTTCATTAGAGGGTGCTTTTTTTCATCAACTAAAAAAGAAATTCAGCCCCCCTAAAAAAGACCACCAGTTTCCCGGCAGTCTTCAAAATAATCAGTTCAAATAATCCAACACCTTCGCTACGGTCCTCTCCCCCTGCCCGATGCAGTCGGGAATACTCAATCCATCATATGAACTCCCGGCGATGAATACCCCTGGCAAAGTCGCCTCTGCTTGCTCATACATCCTTTGAATTCGTTCCCTGTGGCCAACAGTGTACTGAGGCATGGAATTTTTATAGCGTGAGACAATCGTGAAATCAGGGGGACCATCGATTTCCATGATCTTACTCAAATCATCGAGCACGATTTGCTCAATGTGGTCATCGGATAAATCCACGATGGTTTCGTCACCGGACTTGCCAAGGTAGCAACGCAATAATGCTTTTCCTTCAGGAGCCGTGTGTGGCCATTTTTTATGTGTCCATGTTCCCGCAGTCAGGGAGTAATCGCTATTTCTGGATACCAGGAACTCTGTTCCGGCGATATCTTTTTTTATGGCCTCCTGTGAGAATCCCATTGCAACCGTCGCCACTGACGTAGCAGGCATCTCTTTTAAGAAATGTAGGAATGGATAGGAGGGAAACATGGATTGCAATACGTGATGGGGAGTCGTGACGATGACGCTGTCTGCTTCCACTTGATCTCCGTTCGTGAACGTGACAGTATAATCACCGCTGACTTCTTTTTCTATGTTGGTTACTTTCATGCTTTTGTATACCGTATTTGGTTCCAGACTTGCTTCCATGGCATCGATCAATGACTGAAGACCGCCGGTAAAAGTCAGGAAGTTCCCTTTTTCGTTCGATCCCCCCGCTTGTCCGCTTTTCTTGATGCCGGCTATTAAACTGCGGTGTTTCTGTTCCAATTCATAGAGTTGCGGAAATGTAGACATTAAGCTTAATTGATCGATATCCCCGGCGAATATGCCCGTTAAGAGCGGTTCGATCAAATGGTCAACAACTTCATCTCCCATTCTCCTCCTGAAGAATTTACCCAATGACTGATCTTCTCTTTCCTGGGAACGTGGAAGGATAAAATCCGCAGCAGCTCTCATTTTTCCTGATAGTGAAAATAAACTTGTTGTGATGAAAGGGGCGATTTGGGTTGGAATCCCTACGATGGATCCCCCGGGAATCGGATAGAGTTCACCACCGGCTATACAGTAGGACGTGCCTTTGCGGTTTCGGACAAGCTTGTCCCCCATACCCAGTTTTTCCGCTAAACGGGAGATTTCCGTTTTGCTTGATAAACAAGAATCCGGTCCTTTTTCGATGATATAGCCGTCTTTTTTGAGGGTTTGGACCTTACCGCCCAATCGGTGGGTGGCTTCTACCAGTTTTACTTCGATGGGGAGATGTTCTTCCTTGATTTTCTGTTGCAGATAGTAGGCCGTGGTTAAACCGGTGATCCCCCCGCCTACGACTACAATCTTTTTGTTTTGTTGTTCCAACACGTTCATCGCCTTCTTTAACAAAATATCTTCATATCCAATAATAGAGAAGGACTAAAGCGTTGAGAGTGAACCCACTCGCTTCAGTCCTTCCTGTACAGCCAAAACGGGAAACTAATTTTTAAGGTGTTTTAACACGACATCTGCCATGGCATCAATGAATTCCGGTTTGGCGTTCGGCATTTCCGGACGATAGTAAGAAGCTCCGATCTCATCTGTTACGACTTTACATTCATAATCATTGTCATAGAGTACTTCAAGATGATCAGCCACAAACCCTACCGGTGTATAAACAAAAGTAGTGTAGCCCTTTTCCTTGTGAAGATCCCTTGTCAGATCCTGGACGTCAGGACCGATCCATGGGTCGGGAGTGTTCCCTTCACTTTGCCAGCCTACTGCATAATCCGTGACACCGGCTCCCTCTGCGATCATCTTCGCCGTTTCCTCCAGTTGCTTCGGATATGGATCGCCGGACTGCAGAATGCGTTCAGGAAGGCTGTGTGCAGAAACGATGAGGACTGCTTTATTTCGCTCTTCATCGCTCATTCCAGCAAAGGTTTCCTTCACCCTGTCCACCCAGTACTGAATGAATTTAGGTTCCTCATACCAGCTTTCGATCGATGTGATCGTTGGACCGCCAAGCTTTTCCGCTGTCTCTTTCGCACGTCCATTGTACGATTTGACGCTGAACGTTGAGAAATGAGGGGCGAGTACGATGGAAACCGCTTCTTCAATGCCGTCATGGTGCATTTGCTCCACTGCATCTTCTACGAACGGTTCGATATGCTTTAATCCAAGATACATTTTAAATTCTATTTTGTCTTGAACCGCATTTAAACGTTCCTCCAGGCTTTTCGCCTGATCAAGGGTGATTTTCGCCAGTGGGGAAATCCCCCCGATTGCCTCATAACGTCCCCGCAGGTCTTCCAAAAGTTCACTGGAAGGGACTCTTCCATGGCGGATATGTGTATAGTAGCGTTCCAGATCTTCTTCTTTATATGGTGTACCATAGGCCATCACCAATAGACCCATTTTCTTCTTTGACATCCCATTTCACCTCATTGTCAGTTTCATACATTACATTATTGTGCCATGTTTCTTTCATAGAATCCATTTATAGACATGTGTGAATGTTCTCTACCTGGCACTGTATTCATGCACAAAGGCTGCTAATCGCTTTAATGTGTCTGGATTGACTTGAGGGAATACTCCATGTCCGAGGTTGAAGATGTGACTCAGGTCCTTCCCTTGATCCAGGATCTCTTTGGCTTTTTCTTCAATTACGTCCCATGGTGCCAGCAGGATCGCAGGGTCCAGATTACCCATCACCGTTTTGGAGATGCCTCTTTCCGTTGCTTCTTTGATTGGCAATCTCCAATCAAGTCCGACTACATCGATGGGGAGATCATGCCATTCATTCGCAAGGTGGCTTGCTCCGACACCAAACATGATCAATGGCACATTCTCTTCCTTCAGTTCATTAAAGATTCTTTCCATGACCGGTTTGATGAATGTGCGGTAATCCTGTACATTCAATGCACCTACCCAGGAGTCGAATATTTGGAAAGCAGAAGCCCCTGCTTTGATTTGAGCTTTTCCGTAGGTGATGGTCATCGCTGCCAGTTTATCCATTAAAGCAAACCAGGCTTGTGGTTCTGCATACATGAACGCTTTTGTTTTATTATAGTTTTTAGAAGGGCCGCCTTCAATCATATAGCTTGCCATCGTAAACGGAGCACCGGCAAAGCCGATCAATGGAACCGATAATTGTTCCTGTGTCAGTAATTTGATTGTGTCCAATACGTAAGGAACATCCTGTTCAGGATTGATTTCCCCAAGCTTTTCAACATCCGCAGTCGTACGGATGGGATTATCGATCACCGGACCGATGCCTGATTTGATTTCGACATCCACTCCGATCGAAGGAAGCGGGGACATGATATCCTTGTAAAGGATTGCTGCATCGACATCATATTGTTCCACTGGCAGCCTTGTCACATATGCACAGAGTTCAGGCTGATGCGTGATCTCAAAAAGAGAATATTTCTCTTTGATTTTCCTGTATTCAGGCTGTGAACGACCCGCTTGTCTCATATACCAAACCGGAGTATAATCCGTTTTCTCTCCCCTTGCCGCTCGTAAAAAAGTATCATTCATCTGTTTCATACCTTTGTTCGTCCACCTTTCTATGTAACTCCATTAACCCTATTGTAAACTAATTTGAGTAGATTCTAAAATTGTCCTATATATAATTTAAACGTACATTTTGTAACCCTTTTAAACTATAGACGTTTTAGGGAGAATTGTATAGTTTTCAAGGGAAAATGTCATAAATTTGCCGATTTTTGAGGGGTGGTGAAAAAATATCCATCATTCATGTTACTAGAGAGGAAGAAAAGGGAAGAGTATAGTAGAAGTGACTACTTTATTGAGGTGATTTGGATGAAGCTATATATGACGACAGGAACACATGATTTCTTACAAAAAATAATGGATCAGCATGCGGGTGAAAAAATGCTCTTGATGCAGGGCGAAGATGCTCTGCTTTCACATGAAACAAGCGGAGAAAGTGTCTTTGAATCTCCTCGCAGCTATGAGATTGTTGATCAATCAGGGGAACTTGAAAGTAAAGGATACGTGGTCTTCAACAACATCCCCGTATCAGACGAAGGCAGACCGCTTTTTGAATACCGCTTTAAAAACCGTGCCGGTTTGATTGAAGAGGTGCCGGGTTTTACCGCGATTCGGGTCCTTAGACCACTGGATAACGATACATATGTGATCATGACCCTTTGGGAGGATGAACGAAGCTTCCTGGGCTGGCAGGAATCCAAGCAATACGAGAAGGCCCATGCAAAGAGGGGCACCGAAGAAGGAATCGATAACCAAAAGGATATCTTCCCACGTGCATCCTATGTAAGTAAATACTATGTTTCGGGTCAATCCTGAAGAAACGCTGCCTGAATTCAGGCAGCGTTTTTCTTTTCAATCTTTACAATTGTAGTGAAGGTGTACATACATAATTACAAATGATTAACAGTATACTTTATCGTATTGGTCACAGACATCCTAAGTGAAAGGAGAGGAGTTCCGATGAGTGAAACATGTCTGATTCTGGTTGATTTTCAAAAGGCATTTAGTGATCCTTCACGGGGAAAGCGCAATAATCCCGGTATGGAAAAGAACGCTTATCAGCTTTTGCACGGTTGGAGAGAAAAGGCCTGGCCGGTTGTACACGTGCAGCATTCTTCTTTCGATATGGAATCACCATTGCATTCAAGTTCAAGAGGTTTTGATTTTATAGAGTCTTTCCGTCCCGTACAAAAGGAAAAACACATCATTAAGCACGCTAATAGCGCTTTTATCGATACAGATCTGGATTTATATTTGAAACGGGAAAAATGTAAATCCCTTGTTGTCATGGGGTTCACGACGAATCATGGTATATCCACTACTGTCCGTATGGCTGCGGATCTGGGATATGAAGTGACGGTCCCTTATGATGCCACTGCATGCTTTGAAACCTATTCATTTGACGGTTCCCTATTTTCCGCTGAAATTGTCCATGGACTGTCCCTGGCAAATCTTCATCATGAATTTGCCTCCATTTCTTCAACGGATTCCCTGCTATCATCAAGATTGAAATTAACTAAGCCGGTCATTTTTTAATCATCGTTTTGGCTTTTAGCAGAATGGGCTTAGTCAAGGGGAATGATTTCATTCCTTTTGACTAAGCCCATTCTGCTTTCTGTCTTTCAAATACCTTTTCTACTCTTTCCTTCCAGCTTTATGCAGTATCCCGTTTCGATTCGCGTAAATGGCTGCCTGGGTCCGGTCCGCGACCCCAAGCTTACTCAAAATGTTACTCACATGGGTCTTGACGGTCTTGATGCCGATGAATAACTCTTTGGAAATCTCCTGATTCGTCAGCCCCTCACCCAAGCATTTCAACACATCCATTTCCCTTGTCGTCAACTCTTCATGAGCCTTTCTTTCCTGGGGACGGAATCGGTTCAGCATTTTATCGGCAACTTTGGACGCTATGACCGATTCACCCTTAACCGCTTTATAAACCGCCGCAGTTACTTCTTCTGCACTTGCTGTCTTCAATAAGTAACTATGAGCACCTGCTTCAATGGCAGGAAACACCTTTTCATCGTCATAATAGCTTGTAAGGATGATAATTTTACAGTGAGGATGAAAGGATAGGATCTTCCTTGTGGCTTCAATGCCATCCCCATCCTCCATTAATAAATCCATTAATATGACGTCGGGCATATACAGCTTGGCTAGCCGAGCCGCTTCATTACCACTTTTTGCTTCTCCAAGAAAGTCTATCCGATCTTCTGTCAGCAAATAGGTTTTCATGCCCAGCCGTACCATCTCGTGATCATCTACAATCATTACCTTTATCTTACCCACTTGTCTTCCCCCTTTGAATTACACCGGGATGCGGAGATCGATATACGTTCCCTCTTTTTCTTTGGAGCGAATCTGAAATAGTCCTCCAATTTCCTCCGCCCGTTCTCTCATCGTTTGAAGTCCGTACGAGGTCATCTTATTTTCCTTTAGATTAAACCCCTTACCGTTATCACTGATATACAACGTGACAAAGCCCCCTTTTTTCTCCGTCACGATCTTTACTTTCGTTGCTTCCGAGTGACGAAGGATATTCGAAAGACTCTCCTGGATGATCCTGAACATATGCGTTTCAGTACCTTTCGATAAGTCTTCGATACCATCCAGGGTGGCATCGATCTCAATTTGTGTTTTTTCCTTCAATTCTCTGATCAAGATGGTTAACGCTTCACGAAGACTTTCACCCCTTAAATCGATCGGTCGCAGATGAAGAAGAAGGGCTCTCATCTCACCTTGTGCCCTCCCTGCAATGTCGGCTACTTGTTTCACGATGATTTCAACCTTTTCATAATCTGTACCGATG
Coding sequences within it:
- the hemY gene encoding protoporphyrinogen oxidase, with translation MEQQNKKIVVVGGGITGLTTAYYLQQKIKEEHLPIEVKLVEATHRLGGKVQTLKKDGYIIEKGPDSCLSSKTEISRLAEKLGMGDKLVRNRKGTSYCIAGGELYPIPGGSIVGIPTQIAPFITTSLFSLSGKMRAAADFILPRSQEREDQSLGKFFRRRMGDEVVDHLIEPLLTGIFAGDIDQLSLMSTFPQLYELEQKHRSLIAGIKKSGQAGGSNEKGNFLTFTGGLQSLIDAMEASLEPNTVYKSMKVTNIEKEVSGDYTVTFTNGDQVEADSVIVTTPHHVLQSMFPSYPFLHFLKEMPATSVATVAMGFSQEAIKKDIAGTEFLVSRNSDYSLTAGTWTHKKWPHTAPEGKALLRCYLGKSGDETIVDLSDDHIEQIVLDDLSKIMEIDGPPDFTIVSRYKNSMPQYTVGHRERIQRMYEQAEATLPGVFIAGSSYDGLSIPDCIGQGERTVAKVLDYLN
- a CDS encoding cysteine hydrolase family protein, which produces MSETCLILVDFQKAFSDPSRGKRNNPGMEKNAYQLLHGWREKAWPVVHVQHSSFDMESPLHSSSRGFDFIESFRPVQKEKHIIKHANSAFIDTDLDLYLKREKCKSLVVMGFTTNHGISTTVRMAADLGYEVTVPYDATACFETYSFDGSLFSAEIVHGLSLANLHHEFASISSTDSLLSSRLKLTKPVIF
- a CDS encoding response regulator transcription factor, giving the protein MGKIKVMIVDDHEMVRLGMKTYLLTEDRIDFLGEAKSGNEAARLAKLYMPDVILMDLLMEDGDGIEATRKILSFHPHCKIIILTSYYDDEKVFPAIEAGAHSYLLKTASAEEVTAAVYKAVKGESVIASKVADKMLNRFRPQERKAHEELTTREMDVLKCLGEGLTNQEISKELFIGIKTVKTHVSNILSKLGVADRTQAAIYANRNGILHKAGRKE
- a CDS encoding YhgE/Pip domain-containing protein; this translates as MKKSFIGSEFKAIFRNKKLLIPILAVLFIPVLYSGMFLWAFWDPYEQLSDLPVAVVNSDQGAEFDGKELHIGSDLVDKLKESDQFDFHFVDKKEGYKNLEKQDYYMLVEIPEDFSENGTTLLEENPQKLSLKYVPNESFNFLSAQIGETAMKEIKASLSKSVSETYAETMFDKIQEMGDGFQTASDKAGEINNGAIDLSQGAKKLKDNLAVLAEKNVEMTDGVAKTRAGAEKLANGSQELSDGVGVMTDKSQQLYKGTQDVQTGLNSLAAGIDKSKAGLEQVDAGLDSAVDNTAKLQAGSQTLAAKIGDLKGGADSAQAGAQAIGAGASKLEEELAPFMGSLPEEKKAELQAAIDQIKQGASGLQTGTGALSNGAVELQKGANSLAGGIGALNDGQKKLQGGVDQLVAGSAQLDEGSNQLVAGQNKVVENYGLLNQKLGDVYQGTVGLASGANELSSGLNRVYDGSNQLAAGSRKLADGSTELANGSTKLSDGTTEYESKLKDAAKEANSVNADDDTYDMMAGPVDVKNEKINHVPNYGTGFAPYFLSLGLFVGALLISIVYPLREPSGRPSSGMSWFMGKFTVLTTVGIIQSLIAAAILLFGLGLEVESVPLFLLSTIITSLTFLALIQMLVTILGDPGRFVAIIILILQLTTSAGTFPLELIPTALQPISALLPMTYSVSAFKAVISSGDFAFMWQNLYILLGYFIVFVALTAVFFVGLFKKQYTKTVEA
- a CDS encoding TetR/AcrR family transcriptional regulator — its product is MAIDRRKQILEAATNSFSLFGYKATTMDQVAKIANVGKGTIYTFFKNKEELFDEIVSSLINEMTFEAEEVIDPEATFSENVHRALFRLLEFRKEHKLTIKLYQEAREMGTPAVSEVIDRMEKVVIEFLSHRIEKAIASGAIKPCNPEMTAFVLLKLYVSLIFDWERAHGPLDKDEIANLFELYIIKGLSN
- a CDS encoding LysM peptidoglycan-binding domain-containing protein encodes the protein MNIYVVKSGDSLWSIASRYGVEVNQISYGNQLKNPNILVIGQSLLIPEPLKEYIVQPGDTLYKISQMYHMDPNELQTFNQIADPSTLFIGQLIVMPAFIHRVRTGDTLYTISYNYKVPMQEILNANAISNPSLIYPNQQIRIPNTKPVIEVNAYITRTDSQGVAEVNGLGSYFTYLAPFTHSITKEGTITELNDTGLISAADNQHVDPLLVLTNYVDGKFNSDLVATILRSVPLQDTLISSILNKMETKGYKGLNIDFEYVYPEDRENYNSFLRRTVAALKPKGYSVSTALAPKIKGDQKGLLYEAHDYKAHGEIVDFVVLMTYEWGWAGGKPWAIAPINEVKKVLDYAVTVIPRNKILMGAPLYGRDWKVPWVDGTFAKSVSPQGAIDLASKYGVRIQYNDQYQSPFFKYWDENGQQHEVWFEDARSMLAKQMVVNDYRLRGLSYWVLGSAFPQNWVLQHSRYRVVK
- the hemH gene encoding ferrochelatase, whose product is MSKKKMGLLVMAYGTPYKEEDLERYYTHIRHGRVPSSELLEDLRGRYEAIGGISPLAKITLDQAKSLEERLNAVQDKIEFKMYLGLKHIEPFVEDAVEQMHHDGIEEAVSIVLAPHFSTFSVKSYNGRAKETAEKLGGPTITSIESWYEEPKFIQYWVDRVKETFAGMSDEERNKAVLIVSAHSLPERILQSGDPYPKQLEETAKMIAEGAGVTDYAVGWQSEGNTPDPWIGPDVQDLTRDLHKEKGYTTFVYTPVGFVADHLEVLYDNDYECKVVTDEIGASYYRPEMPNAKPEFIDAMADVVLKHLKN
- the hemE gene encoding uroporphyrinogen decarboxylase — translated: MKQMNDTFLRAARGEKTDYTPVWYMRQAGRSQPEYRKIKEKYSLFEITHQPELCAYVTRLPVEQYDVDAAILYKDIMSPLPSIGVDVEIKSGIGPVIDNPIRTTADVEKLGEINPEQDVPYVLDTIKLLTQEQLSVPLIGFAGAPFTMASYMIEGGPSKNYNKTKAFMYAEPQAWFALMDKLAAMTITYGKAQIKAGASAFQIFDSWVGALNVQDYRTFIKPVMERIFNELKEENVPLIMFGVGASHLANEWHDLPIDVVGLDWRLPIKEATERGISKTVMGNLDPAILLAPWDVIEEKAKEILDQGKDLSHIFNLGHGVFPQVNPDTLKRLAAFVHEYSAR
- a CDS encoding antibiotic biosynthesis monooxygenase; translation: MKLYMTTGTHDFLQKIMDQHAGEKMLLMQGEDALLSHETSGESVFESPRSYEIVDQSGELESKGYVVFNNIPVSDEGRPLFEYRFKNRAGLIEEVPGFTAIRVLRPLDNDTYVIMTLWEDERSFLGWQESKQYEKAHAKRGTEEGIDNQKDIFPRASYVSKYYVSGQS